AGGCGCAGAGCACGAGCAGGGAGGCGGCCAGCAGGATGAAGCCCACGGCCAGGTCCGTGAGCACTGTGCCCGCAAACAGGTGGCGGCCTGGGGACCGGGCGGGGGCGGGTGAGCGGCAgcggaggggcggggggcggggggcggggcggggggcgggcgcCGGGCCTCACAGGGCAGCAGCTCCTCCGGGGCAGAGCTGTTCCTCTCGGGACCCGGGCCGCCGCAGCCGCCGGCCGCTCCGCAGTGGCTGCTGTTCCCCGCGGTCTGGGAGGGCGAGGCAGGTAGGACTCAGGACGGCCGGATGGGCAGCCCTGGGTCATGCAGCAGGTgcgaggtcaggggtcagagGCACCTCACCGGCTGCGCCCTGGTGCCGCACCATCTCTTAATGAGGCTACTGTTGGTGGTGTTGCCCGTGGCACTGCCCACGATCACATCAGCGTCCAGCTGCGGGACAGAGGGGGCTGGCGCTCGGGCTGGCTCCGCAGGACTTGCCTAGGACTCAGAGGAGCGCAGCCCAGCCCACTACGCTCTCTTCCCCCGCCCAGGGCAGCCCCCGCCCCTCTCCGCCACCTCCCCAGGAGTACCCGCCCCCTCGTGCCAGGGCTCGGGGCGGGGCCGCGGAGGTCCTGCCGGGAGCAGCAGTCACCTCACCTGCACAATAAGGTCTGTGAGCGGCCGGGTCAGCACCTTGAGGATGTCTGGTGCGTGCCCCCCGGGCTGCAGGCTGGCGACACCCAGGGTCAGAGCGCTGAGCCTCTCCAGCAGGGCGGCGGCGCTCTCTAGCGGCAGCAGGACCAGCACCGTGAGCCAGTTGAAAATGCCGTGCACGGCCGAGCCCCCGAAGGCCCTGAGGTCACATGGGGTGAGGTGGTCGGAGGCCTCAGCctccgccgccgcccccgcccctggtccccccccccccccccccgcccactcACCTCCGAAACACATCCCGGTCCCCCGACTGTGCCATCGAGACCAGGGTGCTGGTGATGGATGTGCCCACGTTGACACCCATGATGATGGGCACAGATGCCCGGACGGTCAGCACTGTGGGGGTGCCGTGTcagcctccctccccctacccagCCACCACCATCCCACGAGGGGAGGGGGCACTCACGCTTGGAGGCCACCATGCTGACCACGATGGAGGAGGACGTGCTGGAGCTCTGCACGAGGACAGTGACCAGCACGCCGAGGACCAGCCCAGCCACGGGGTTGGACAGCACCACGTTGTCCTTGAAGGCGTCCCCGGCTACTTTGCCTGTGCCAGGGAGAGACGCGTGCTGAGGTGGGGCACGGCTGGCGGCCCGGCCTGCCCCTGGCCGCCCGGCCCGTCACTCACTGCCCAGCAGCTGGAAGGCAGAGCTGAGGATGTCCAGGGAGCAGATGAAGAGGTAGAGGCCGCCCAGGAGCCCGCAGGCCTTGAGGACGCCGACCACCACCTGCAGCGCCCTGCCGGTCACGCTGAGCTCTGAGGACACAGGGCAGGGCTGTCCCCAGCCGGTCCCCGCCCTGCCTCCCCTGCACCCTCCCGGGCTCCTTCTCCCCGccgcccagggcagggcctgggtcccCTCCTCTGCGCCTTTGCTGAATGGCCAGGCAGGCGGCTCCTGGGGGCCTCTCGGACGCCTAACAGCCAGCAGGAGCGGGGAGGGGCAGGGTGTGCAGGGCAAGCTAAGGGACAAGGGGCCCCTCGCGGTGGTCCACACAGCAGGTTTCCGTGaggccccttcctctctctcccggAGGCCTCTCCGCCCTCAGACTCAGCAAGGCGAAGGCTCGCGGGGCACCTTCAGACCTACCTTTCCAGGACTGGCCAGTGTCCTTCAGCTGGGGGAGGGCCCAGGGGTCTGTGTCCCCCTCTTCCAAGGTGGGAGCAGAACCGGCGGTCCCTGCAGGGGTTGGGtcaggcagggccagggacctGGCTGTCTCCTGGGCACCTtcgggtgggggcgggagggggtggaggggtcaCGTCATGGGCTTGGGGGAAGGGACAGAAGCAGAAGGGAAAGGGGGCTTCTAACTGGTCTGGCCAAGCCCTGACCGGGGTTGTCAGGAGCCCCCTGGGCTCTCCCGGGGAGGGGCTGGAGCTGCTCCTCCCAGCTCATCCAGAGCAGCGGCTCAGGGGCCAGGGGGTGGCCAAGGCCGGGGACGCTGGGGCTGCTGATACCTGCATTTCCCAGACCCTGGTCCACCAGGCCAACTGTGTCCAGAGCACGGGGGGGCACCTGGCCGCCGGTGAGGGAATTCGGCATGGATTTGGGGCCCAAGTCCAGAtctgtggggggcagggaggtcagaggcagcccctccccccctcTGCCCACCAGGTCCTGGGGTGTCCTGACCTGAGACCTCGCCGCTGTCCTCCCTTCCCACCCGCTCTTGGCCTTGGTGACCTTCTGTTTCCTCTGTCCACAGGGAGACGGCTGCAGGGACCTCAAGTGGCTGTCAGAGGAGCCCGGTCCAGTTTTGCGGGGACAGAGCTGAGGGCACCCGGGCTCTGCGGCTGGTCCTGGCTGGAAGAGGACCTGGTGGGCGGCCCAGGTGCTGGGGTGTGGACCGGAAGTGCTGGGAGCCGGGAACTCGGGGACCTCTCCTATCAGGTGTCACGGAGGCCGCTGCAGATGGTCGCGGCGTAGACTTTGGCATTTGATACCAGATGCAACGTCTCCACTTGATAAGGCCCCACCCTCAGTGATGCAGAGGGGGACAGGGGGCttgggcacccccaccccacctcaagcCTCCCTCGGCAGCCTGCTGGGTCTGGAGCCCCCATCAAGCCCCACCTCGGCCCCCAGTCCCCAAGGCCCGGGTCCTCCAGGGCTTGCTGTCACCCCTCCCTCCTTCCGCCCCCAAGCAGGTCTCTGGTCCTCAGCTCCTGgaggctcggggtgggggtggggggctaagCCCCGGGCCTGGAGGTCACCCAACCCTGACCCCGGTGCCCTGGGCCCCCGCCCGTTCC
This genomic stretch from Sus scrofa isolate TJ Tabasco breed Duroc unplaced genomic scaffold, Sscrofa11.1 Contig1206, whole genome shotgun sequence harbors:
- the SLC34A3 gene encoding sodium-dependent phosphate transport protein 2C isoform X3, whose protein sequence is MPNSLTGGQVPPRALDTVGLVDQGLGNAGAQETARSLALPDPTPAGTAGSAPTLEEGDTDPWALPQLKDTGQSWKELSVTGRALQVVVGVLKACGLLGGLYLFICSLDILSSAFQLLGSKVAGDAFKDNVVLSNPVAGLVLGVLVTVLVQSSSTSSSIVVSMVASKLLTVRASVPIIMGVNVGTSITSTLVSMAQSGDRDVFRRAFGGSAVHGIFNWLTVLVLLPLESAAALLERLSALTLGVASLQPGGHAPDILKVLTRPLTDLIVQLDADVIVGSATGNTTNSSLIKRWCGTRAQPTAGNSSHCGAAGGCGGPGPERNSSAPEELLPCRHLFAGTVLTDLAVGFILLAASLLVLCACLVLIVKLLNSVLRGRIAQAVRTVLNADFPFPFSWLSGYLAILVGAGLTFVLQSSSVFTAAIVPLMGVGVISLDRAYPLLLGSNIGTTTTALLAALASPADTLLSGVQGALHPQQPKPKRTRTHHPPSEAPPTCAGCSLHPGPLRTPDSSPQLCAPHPVLYAPLPWLGPLSSTVSVSALTAAAPESLDPAGLLPAGRGGTPALHNSHLLPCLASIFVYSEPPRAGPCSTPSRKPSRLCPPY
- the SLC34A3 gene encoding sodium-dependent phosphate transport protein 2C isoform X2 translates to MPNSLTGGQVPPRALDTVGLVDQGLGNAGTAGSAPTLEEGDTDPWALPQLKDTGQSWKELSVTGRALQVVVGVLKACGLLGGLYLFICSLDILSSAFQLLGSKVAGDAFKDNVVLSNPVAGLVLGVLVTVLVQSSSTSSSIVVSMVASKLLTVRASVPIIMGVNVGTSITSTLVSMAQSGDRDVFRRAFGGSAVHGIFNWLTVLVLLPLESAAALLERLSALTLGVASLQPGGHAPDILKVLTRPLTDLIVQLDADVIVGSATGNTTNSSLIKRWCGTRAQPTAGNSSHCGAAGGCGGPGPERNSSAPEELLPCRHLFAGTVLTDLAVGFILLAASLLVLCACLVLIVKLLNSVLRGRIAQAVRTVLNADFPFPFSWLSGYLAILVGAGLTFVLQSSSVFTAAIVPLMGVGVISLDRAYPLLLGSNIGTTTTALLAALASPADTLLSGVQVALIHFFFNLIGILLWYVVPILRLPIPLAKHFGDLTARYRWVAIAYLLLGFLLLPLAAFGLSLAGGIVLAAVGGPLVVLIVLIVLVTVLQRHQPAWLPRRLRSWAWLPLWLRSLEPWDRLVSRCCPCQVCSPPQAVAKEAHCYENPEVLASQQL
- the SLC34A3 gene encoding sodium-dependent phosphate transport protein 2C isoform X1: MPNSLTGGQVPPRALDTVGLVDQGLGNAGAQETARSLALPDPTPAGTAGSAPTLEEGDTDPWALPQLKDTGQSWKELSVTGRALQVVVGVLKACGLLGGLYLFICSLDILSSAFQLLGSKVAGDAFKDNVVLSNPVAGLVLGVLVTVLVQSSSTSSSIVVSMVASKLLTVRASVPIIMGVNVGTSITSTLVSMAQSGDRDVFRRAFGGSAVHGIFNWLTVLVLLPLESAAALLERLSALTLGVASLQPGGHAPDILKVLTRPLTDLIVQLDADVIVGSATGNTTNSSLIKRWCGTRAQPTAGNSSHCGAAGGCGGPGPERNSSAPEELLPCRHLFAGTVLTDLAVGFILLAASLLVLCACLVLIVKLLNSVLRGRIAQAVRTVLNADFPFPFSWLSGYLAILVGAGLTFVLQSSSVFTAAIVPLMGVGVISLDRAYPLLLGSNIGTTTTALLAALASPADTLLSGVQVALIHFFFNLIGILLWYVVPILRLPIPLAKHFGDLTARYRWVAIAYLLLGFLLLPLAAFGLSLAGGIVLAAVGGPLVVLIVLIVLVTVLQRHQPAWLPRRLRSWAWLPLWLRSLEPWDRLVSRCCPCQVCSPPQAVAKEAHCYENPEVLASQQL
- the SLC34A3 gene encoding sodium-dependent phosphate transport protein 2C isoform X4 → MPNSLTGGQVPPRALDTVGLVDQGLGNAGTAGSAPTLEEGDTDPWALPQLKDTGQSWKELSVTGRALQVVVGVLKACGLLGGLYLFICSLDILSSAFQLLGSKVAGDAFKDNVVLSNPVAGLVLGVLVTVLVQSSSTSSSIVVSMVASKLLTVRASVPIIMGVNVGTSITSTLVSMAQSGDRDVFRRAFGGSAVHGIFNWLTVLVLLPLESAAALLERLSALTLGVASLQPGGHAPDILKVLTRPLTDLIVQLDADVIVGSATGNTTNSSLIKRWCGTRAQPTAGNSSHCGAAGGCGGPGPERNSSAPEELLPCRHLFAGTVLTDLAVGFILLAASLLVLCACLVLIVKLLNSVLRGRIAQAVRTVLNADFPFPFSWLSGYLAILVGAGLTFVLQSSSVFTAAIVPLMGVGVISLDRAYPLLLGSNIGTTTTALLAALASPADTLLSGVQGALHPQQPKPKRTRTHHPPSEAPPTCAGCSLHPGPLRTPDSSPQLCAPHPVLYAPLPWLGPLSSTVSVSALTAAAPESLDPAGLLPAGRGGTPALHNSHLLPCLASIFVYSEPPRAGPCSTPSRKPSRLCPPY